The following proteins are co-located in the Phoenix dactylifera cultivar Barhee BC4 unplaced genomic scaffold, palm_55x_up_171113_PBpolish2nd_filt_p 000510F, whole genome shotgun sequence genome:
- the LOC103720168 gene encoding histone H3.v1-like, with product MRDGYGGTSQDAAARIRLQREAERRRIHELKNRFPYAGTSEGLHQQEEDYEEEEYGEYEEEPSEPEEEEEREPPKPTREEQEFLKLREKLKDRIRQKLKKQSASALGHSSQSQDKKRTTSNDKFGSFFGPSQPIIAPRVIEESRLIRENKHIVAKVSSSGNKRDPTSSEVRTHVHHQKARVVNEVKKKAQALKDMRDYSFLLSDDADLPSEKEQPLTRNVSAPKADGRSAQTPLKSRIPTSKPVKPTLNGHELKKPTSAIRPMQTKVSSVKEAPVNRSKSASVEPRKMLGGGAGNGPVQTTGNKALPSKVPAQITSMNKPAGKAISDPGLKKNPSSAKPHSSAQHYHPDQKRVTQVPHRVKTTPKQPLPSSKAQPSKQIPSRDIHDDRSKKRPVRRHLDEEEDDVDDVRGLIRKMFRYDPSKYAGQDEDVSDMEVGFDVIQKEELRSSQIARREDEEQLRLIEQEEEEERRRKLMGKKQRLRH from the exons ATGAGGGATGGTTACGGCGGCACCTCCCAGGACGCGGCGGCGAGGATCCGGCTGCAGCGGGAGGCGGAGAGGCGTAGAATCCACGAACTGAAGAACAGGTTCCCCTACGCCGGCACCTCCGAG GGTTTGCATCAGCAAGAGGAAGATTACGAAGAGGAAGAATATGGTGAATATGAGGAGGAACCTTCTGAgccagaggaagaagaggaacgagaACCACCAAAACCCACCAGGGAGGAACAAGAATTTCTCAAATTGAGGGAGAAGCTAAAAGATAGGATCAGGCAAAAGTTGAAGAAACAAAGTGCTAGTGCTCTTGGTCATTCATCTCAATCCCAAGACAAGAAGAGGACAACATCAAATGACAA ATTTGGCTCCTTTTTTGGCCCTTCACAACCCATTATTGCTCCACGAGTCATTGAAGAAAGCCGTTTAATTCGGGAGAATAAGCATATTGTGGCTAAGGTTTCGAGTTCTGGT AACAAAAGAGATCCCACATCTTCCGAAGTAAGGACCCATGTCCACCATCAGAAAGCAAGAGTTGTTAATGAG GTAAAAAAGAAGGCACAGGCACTTAAAGACATGCGAGATTATTCCTTTTTATTGTCAGATGATGCTGATCTTCCCTCTGAAAAAGAGCAGCCTTTAACCAGAAATGTTTCTGCTCCAAAGGCTG ATGGTAGGTCAGCCCAAACACCATTGAAGAGCAGGATACCTACAAGCAAACCTGTAAAGCCAACTTTGAATGGTCATGAATTGAAGAAGCCGACTTCTGCCATTCGGCCTATGCAAACCAAAGTAAGTTCTGTGAAAGAAGCTCCTGTAAACAGATCCAAGTCAGCTTCAGTTGAACCTAGAAAAATGCTTGGTGGTGGTGCTGGAAATGGGCCTGTCCAGACTACAGGAAATAAAGCTTTACCCTCCAAGGTTCCTGCTCAGATTACCAGTATGAATAAGCCTGCTGGGAAGGCCATAAGTGATCCTGgtttaaagaagaacccttcaTCTGCAAAGCCACATTCTTCTGCCCAACATTATCACCCTGATCAGAAAAGAGTAACCCAAGTACCACATAGAGTAAAAACAACACCAAAACAGCCATTGCCTTCCTCAAAAGCTCAG CCTTCTAAGCAAATCCCATCACGTGACATCCATGACGACCGTTCAAAGAAAAGGCCTGTGAGAAGACACttggatgaagaggaagatgaTGTTGATGATGTTCGTGGACTTATCAGAAAAATGTTTAG GTATGATCCTAGTAAATATGCAGGGCAAGATGAGGATGTCAGTGACATGGAGGTTGGTTTTGATGTTATCCAGAAGGAAGAGCTGAGAAG TTCCCAGATTGcgagaagggaggatgaagagcaaCTTCGCCTCATTGagcaggaagaggaagaagagaggcgaAGAAAGCTAATGGGAAAAAAACAGAGGCTACGCCATTAG
- the LOC103720169 gene encoding dehydrodolichyl diphosphate synthase CPT3-like isoform X1 has translation MKKHHESSASNFLEGVWCFLRKCLFSVLSFGPIPKHIAFIMDGNRRYAKSRNVKQGTGHRAGFTALTSVLQYCYEMGVKYVTVYAFSIDNFKRQPDEVHSLMDLMKEKIDELLMKESIVNKYGVKINFWGNLSLLSEPVRLAAEKAMASTARNTGPVFSVCVAYTSTNEIVHAIEESFVEKRDRIQERYCNSYADESIWADSMDGAISVTDLEQHFYTADCPDPDIVMRTSGETRLSNFLLWQTTYSHLQNPVPLWPEFSFRHLVWAVLEYQRVYPYLEHRRSLSKKKH, from the coding sequence ATGAAGAAGCATCATGAAAGCAGTGCATCCAATTTTCTTGAAGGTGTATGGTGCTTTCTACGTAAGTGCCTCTTTTCTGTGCTCTCTTTTGGTCCCATACCTAAACATATTGCATTTATCATGGATGGAAATCGTAGATATGCCAAGAGCAGGAATGTCAAACAGGGTACTGGCCACAGGGCTGGTTTCACAGCTCTCACCTCTGTTCTCCAATACTGCTATGAGATGGGTGTAAAGTATGTCACCGTGTATGCTTTCAGTATTGACAATTTTAAACGACAACCTGATGAGGTCCATTCATTGATGGATCTAATGAAGGAGAAGATTGATGAATTGCTAATGAAAGAAAGCATTGTGAACAAATATGGAGTTAAAATTAATTTCTGGGGAAACCTGAGTCTTTTGAGCGAACCGGTACGATTAGCAGCTGAGAAGGCAATGGCAAGCACTGCCAGGAACACAGGACCAGTGTTTTCAGTATGTGTGGCCTACACCTCGACAAATGAGATTGTGCATGCCATTGAAGAATCATTTGTGGAAAAGAGGGACAGAATACAAGAAAGGTACTGCAATAGTTATGCTGATGAATCAATTTGGGCAGATAGCATGGATGGTGCGATTTCAGTCACTGATTTGGAGCAGCACTTCTACACAGCTGATTGTCCAGATCCTGATATTGTGATGAGGACATCGGGAGAGACTCGGTTGAGTAATTTCCTTCTATGGCAAACTACTTATAGCCACTTGCAGAATCCAGTCCCTTTATGGCCTGAGTTCTCATTTAGGCACCTGGTTTGGGCTGTTTTAGAATACCAGAGGGTCTACCCTTATCTAGAACATAGGAGAAGCTTAAGTAAAAAGAAACACTGA
- the LOC103720170 gene encoding trans-resveratrol di-O-methyltransferase-like, with amino-acid sequence MHHQQTNNESPTGRVKRVARMALEATADELLHAQAHVFHHALAHVGSMGLKCAIQLGIPDAIHAQGRPLTITELASFLPVAPTKSPALRRLMRMLAHTGFFSVEKDPNGSDEHAYSLTPNSKILLKDSPTSLASCVLFCLDSTVLAPFHFLAPWLQADQPHIPFEMSYGKPVFEMTGDDPAFNRLFNEAMASDSCLAMKSVVARCKDAFQGVSSLVDVGGGDGTSARAIAEAFPSIKRIIVYDLPHVIATVPKSPRVEAIAGNMFEHIPPAQAAFLKLILHDWTDEQCVKILKLCKEAIPEREDGGKVLILDIVMNASSENSATMTEMQLFWDIQMLCIAAGKERQEHEWRKIFFEAGFTNYKISSLGTRSLIEVFP; translated from the exons ATGCACCACCAGCAAACCAACAACGAGTCCCCTACAGGGAGAGTGAAGAGAGTGGCTAGAATGGCGCTCGAAGCCACCGCCGACGAGCTTTTGCATGCCCAGGCCCACGTCTTCCACCACGCTCTCGCCCACGTCGGCTCCATGGGCCTCAAGTGCGCTATCCAATTGGGAATCCCCGACGCCATCCACGCCCAGGGCCGGCCCCTCACCATCACCGAGCTCGCCTCCTTCCTCCCCGTCGCCCCCACCAAATCCCCTGCCCTCCGCCGTCTCATGCGCATGCTCGCCCACACGGGCTTTTTCTCCGTCGAAAAGGATCCCAACGGGTCGGACGAGCACGCTTACTCCCTCACCCCCAACTCCAAAATCCTCCTCAAGGACAGCCCCACCAGCCTCGCCTCCTGTGTCCTTTTCTGCCTGGACTCCACCGTCTTGGCGCCGTTCCACTTCCTGGCCCCCTGGTTGCAGGCGGATCAGCCCCACATCCCCTTCGAGATGAGCTACGGCAAGCCGGTTTTCGAGATGACCGGCGACGACCCCGCGTTCAACCGCCTCTTCAACGAGGCGATGGCCAGCGACTCGTGCCTCGCCATGAAGTCGGTGGTCGCCCGCTGCAAAGACGCGTTCCAGGGAGTCTCGTCTCTCGTCGATGTCGGCGGGGGCGACGGGACGTCGGCGAGGGCGATCGCCGAGGCCTTCCCGAGCATAAAGCGCATCATCGTCTATGACCTCCCTCATGTGATTGCCACTGTGCCCAAAAGTCCCCGGGTCGAAGCTATCGCTGGGAACATGTTCGAACACATTCCACCAGCTCAAGCAGCGTTTCTCAAG CTGATTTTGCATGACTGGACTGACGAGCAGTGCGTGAAGATACTGAAGCTGTGCAAGGAAGCAATTCCTGAGAGAGAAGATGGAGGAAAAGTGCTGATTTTGGATATAGTTATGAACGCTAGCAGTGAAAATAGTGCTACGATGACAGAGATGCAGCTTTTCTGGGATATTCAAATGCTTTGCATCGCAGCAGGAAAGGAGCGACAGGAGCATGAATGGAGGAAAATTTTCTTCGAAGCAGGTTTCACAAATTACAAGATCAGCTCGTTGGGTACTCGCTCCTTGATCGAGGTCTTCCCTTGA
- the LOC103720169 gene encoding dehydrodolichyl diphosphate synthase CPT3-like isoform X2, with the protein MVLSTYAKSRNVKQGTGHRAGFTALTSVLQYCYEMGVKYVTVYAFSIDNFKRQPDEVHSLMDLMKEKIDELLMKESIVNKYGVKINFWGNLSLLSEPVRLAAEKAMASTARNTGPVFSVCVAYTSTNEIVHAIEESFVEKRDRIQERYCNSYADESIWADSMDGAISVTDLEQHFYTADCPDPDIVMRTSGETRLSNFLLWQTTYSHLQNPVPLWPEFSFRHLVWAVLEYQRVYPYLEHRRSLSKKKH; encoded by the exons ATGGTGCTTTCTAC ATATGCCAAGAGCAGGAATGTCAAACAGGGTACTGGCCACAGGGCTGGTTTCACAGCTCTCACCTCTGTTCTCCAATACTGCTATGAGATGGGTGTAAAGTATGTCACCGTGTATGCTTTCAGTATTGACAATTTTAAACGACAACCTGATGAGGTCCATTCATTGATGGATCTAATGAAGGAGAAGATTGATGAATTGCTAATGAAAGAAAGCATTGTGAACAAATATGGAGTTAAAATTAATTTCTGGGGAAACCTGAGTCTTTTGAGCGAACCGGTACGATTAGCAGCTGAGAAGGCAATGGCAAGCACTGCCAGGAACACAGGACCAGTGTTTTCAGTATGTGTGGCCTACACCTCGACAAATGAGATTGTGCATGCCATTGAAGAATCATTTGTGGAAAAGAGGGACAGAATACAAGAAAGGTACTGCAATAGTTATGCTGATGAATCAATTTGGGCAGATAGCATGGATGGTGCGATTTCAGTCACTGATTTGGAGCAGCACTTCTACACAGCTGATTGTCCAGATCCTGATATTGTGATGAGGACATCGGGAGAGACTCGGTTGAGTAATTTCCTTCTATGGCAAACTACTTATAGCCACTTGCAGAATCCAGTCCCTTTATGGCCTGAGTTCTCATTTAGGCACCTGGTTTGGGCTGTTTTAGAATACCAGAGGGTCTACCCTTATCTAGAACATAGGAGAAGCTTAAGTAAAAAGAAACACTGA